A stretch of the Lactuca sativa cultivar Salinas chromosome 9, Lsat_Salinas_v11, whole genome shotgun sequence genome encodes the following:
- the LOC111916871 gene encoding early nodulin-like protein 2 — protein sequence MAPQKSIWFLVAMFISFLCSSHAVTLEVGDDDGWILNPVENYNAWSGRLRFLVNDTLYFKYEDATDSVLVVDKDDYENCNVDNAIEKLDGGESYFKLEQPGPHYFITGNKSNCDQGQKLIVSVLHIRTQSPPSTPRAPSTLPPAPSSPLTVTPPSATPVLTPPASTVVSSPSPLGSNPADKASSTSTVVSGKTAASLVTLIIALCSII from the exons ATGGCGCCTCAGAAATCGATCTGGTTTTTAGTTGCCATGTTCATCAGTTTCCTATGTTCTTCACATGCTGTCACCTTGGAAGTTGGTGACGATGATGGCTGGATCTTAAACCCTGTTGAAAACTACAATGCATGGTCCGGCAGATTGAGATTTCTGGTCAATGATACCCTCT ATTTCAAGTATGAAGATGCAACGGATTCTGTTTTGGTGGTCGACAAAGATGATTATGAAAACTGCAATGTTGATAATGCCATCGAGAAACTCGATGGTGGTGAATCGTATTTCAAACTTGAACAACCGGGTCCTCATTACTTCATTACTGGTAATAAATCCAATTGTGATCAAGGTCAGAAGCTTATTGTGTCGGTTTTGCACATCAGAACCCAATCGCCACCTTCAACTCCACGTGCTCCATCAACCCTTCCACCAGCACCGTCATCTCCTCTCACGGTAACCCCACCATCTGCAACTCCAGTTTTGACTCCACCCGCATCTACAGTAGTAAGCTCACCTTCTCCGCTTGGTAGTAATCCGGCAGACAAGGCATCATCGACATCAACGGTGGTTTCTGGTAAAACAGCTGCATCACTTGTGACTTTGATTATTGCTTTGTGTTcgattatttga